The proteins below come from a single Microtus pennsylvanicus isolate mMicPen1 chromosome 13, mMicPen1.hap1, whole genome shotgun sequence genomic window:
- the LOC142833974 gene encoding cytochrome P450 4A14: MGFSIFSPSRSLDGVSGFFQVVFLLSLFLVLFKAVQFYLRRQWLLKTLQKFPSTPSHWLWGHHQKEKERQQILSWVEKFPSACLQWLSGSRARVMIYDPDYVKVILGRSDPKASGIYQFLKPWIGYGLLLLNGKKWFQHRRMLTPAFHYDILKPYIRIMADSVNTMLDKWEKLDGQEHSLDIFHYISMMTLDTVMKCAFSYQGSVQLDENSRSYTKAVEDLNTLTFHRIRSVFYWNNTIYKMSSDGRLFYHACQLAHEHTDGVIKMRKAQLQNEEELEKVKKKRRLDFLDILLLSKMQDGKSLSDEDLRAEVDTFMFEGHDTTASGLSWIFYALAAHPEHQQRCREEVQSVLGDGTSVTWDHLDQMPYTTMCIKEAMRLYPPVPSVSRELNTPITFPDGRSLPKGITVAISIYGLHHNPRFWPNPKVFDPSRFAPDSSRHSYAFLPFSGGARNCIGKQFAMNEMKVAVALTLLRFELLPDPTRIPVPMLRLVLKSKDGIHLRLKKLR; encoded by the exons ATGGGTTTCTCTATATTTAGCCCCAGCAGAAGCTTGGATGGTGTTTCTGGGTTCTTCCAAGTAGTCTTCCTGCTCAGCCTATTTCTGGTGCTTTTCAAGGCAGTCCAGTTCTACTTAAGAAGGCAATGGTTGCTCAAGACCCTCCAGAAgttcccatccactccttcccATTGGCTTTGGGGGCACCACCAGAAg GAAAAGGAGCGCCAGCAGATTCTTTCCTGGGTAGAGAAATTCCCAAGCGCCTGCTTACAGTGGCTCTCGGGGAGTCGTGCACGAGTCATGATCTATGACCCTGACTATGTGAAGGTGATTCTGGGGCGATCAG ATCCAAAGGCTTCTGGTATTTACCAATTCCTTAAACCCTGGATTG GCTACGGTTTACTTCTGTTGAATGGGAAGAAGTGGTTCCAGCACCGGCGAATGTTGACTCCAGCCTTCCATTATGATATCCTAAAACCCTACATCAGAATCATGGCGGACTCTGTCAATACAATGCTA GACAAATGGGAGAAGCTCGACGGACAGGAGCACTCTCTGGACATCTTTCACTACATCTCCATGATGACGCTGGACACTGTTATGAAGTGTGCTTTCAGTTACCAGGGCAGTGTCCAGTTGGATGA AAACTCCAGGTCCTACACTAAGGCTGTTGAGGATCTGAACACCCTGACTTTCCATCGAATAAGGAGTGTCTTTTATTGGAATAACACCATctacaagatgtcctctgacgGCCGTTTGTTCTACCATGCCTGCCAGCttgcacatgagcacacag ATGGAGTGATCAAGATGAGGAAAGCTCAGCTTCAGAatgaggaagagctggagaaagtCAAGAAGAAGAGGCGCCTGGATTTCTTGGACATCCTCTTGCTTTCCAAA ATGCAGGATGGGAAGAGCTTGTCTGATGAGGACCTGCGTGCAGAGGTGGACACATTCATGTTTGAGGGCCATGACACCACAGCCAGTGGACTCTCCTGGATCTTCTATGCTCTGGCCGCACACCCTGAGCACCAACAGAGATGCAGGGAGGAGGTGCAAAGTGTCCTGGGTGATGGAACTTCTGTCACCTG GGACCACCTGGACCAGATGCCCTACACCACTATGTGCATCAAGGAGGCCATGAGGCTCTACCCACCTGTCCCGAGTGTGAGTCGAGAGCTCAACACACCTATCACCTTCCCTGATGGACGCTCCTTACCCAAAG GTATCACAGTTGCAATCAGCATTTATGGCCTTCATCATAACCCACGTTTTTGGCCAAACCCTAAG GTGTTTGACCCCTCTAGATTTGCACCAGATTCTTCTAGGCACAGCTACGCTTTCCTGCCCTTCTCAGGAGGAGCAAG AAACTGCATTGGGAAACAGTTTGCTATGAATGAGATGAAGGTGGCCGTGGCCCTGACCCTGCTCCGCTTTGAGCTGCTGCCAGATCCAACCAGGATCCCGGTCCCCATGTTAAGACTTGTGTTGAAGTCCAAGGATGGGATCCACCTGCGTCTCAAGAAGCTAAGATAA
- the LOC142834333 gene encoding cytochrome P450 4A11-like isoform X1 — protein MGFFELNHITNVLGISGLLQVISLFGLLLLLSKAAQYYLHRQRLLKCLQQFPSTPSHWLFGNLIKDQDLQQTLLWVEKFPTTCSKWFWGNNPSVMIYDPDYMKLILGRSDPKPIKSYGFFVPWIGYGLLLLEGKKWFQHRRMLTPAFHYDILKPYVGIMADSVHVMLDKWEQLAGQDSPLEIYQHVSLMTMETIMKCAFSYQGSVQLNDCGNFRSYVQAVEELTHGVHSRVRTVFHQSNIIYNLSSSGRAFHHACRVAHEHTDRMISMRKAQLENEGELEKVKKKRHLDFLDILLLAKMQDGKSLSDEDLRAEVDTFMFEGHDTTASGISWIFYALATHPEHQQRCREEVQSILGDGTAVTWDHLDKIPYTTMCIKEALRLYPPVPAIARELSTPVTFPDGRSLPKGFMVSLSFYGLHHNPRLWPNPEVFDPSRFAPNAARHSHAFLPFSGGARNCIGKQFAMNELKVAVALTLLRFELLSDPTRVPVLVQRSVLKSKNGIYLRLKKLK, from the exons ATGGGTTTCTTTGAGCTGAACCACATCACAAACGTGTTAGGTATCTCTGGACTCCTCCAAGTGATCTCCTTGTTtggtctgctgctgctgctctccaAAGCTGCCCAATACTACCTACACAGACAACGGCTACTCAAGTGCCTCCAGCAGTTCCCATCCACGCCTTcccactggctttttgggaacctcaTAAAG GACCAGGATCTCCAGCAGACACTTTTATGGGTAGAGAAATTCCCAACCACATGCTCAAAGTGGTTTTGGGGGAACAACCCAAGTGTCATGATCTATGACCCCGACTACATGAAGCTGATACTGGGGAGATCAG ATCCAAAGCCTATAAAATCATATGGTTTCTTTGTTCCCTGGATTG GCTATGGGTTGCTCCtgttggaagggaagaagtggttCCAACACCGGCGGATGTTAACTCCAGCATTCCACTATGATATCCTTAAGCCTTATGTGGGAATCATGGCAGACTCTGTCCATGTGATGCTA GACAAGTGGGAGCAGCTTGCTGGCCAGGACAGCCCCCTGGAGATTTATCAACACGTCTCCTTAATGACCATGGAGACAATCATGAAATGTGCGTTCAGTTACCAGGGCAGTGTCCAGCTGAATGA CTGCGGAAATTTCAGATCCTACGTTCAGGCGGTTGAAGAGCTGACTCATGGGGTTCACTCAAGAGTGAGGACTGTCTTTCACCAGAGTAATATCATCTACAATCTGTCCTCCAGTGGCCGTGCATTCCACCATGCCTGTCGGGTTGCCCATGAACACACAG ACAGAATGATCAGTATGAGGAAGGCTCAGCTGGAGAATGAGGGAGAGCTGGAGAAGGTGAAGAAGAAGAGGCACTTGGATTTCTTGGACATTCTCTTGCTTGCCAAA ATGCAGGATGGGAAGAGCTTGTCTGATGAGGACCTGCGTGCAGAGGTGGACACATTCATGTTCGAGGGCCATGACACCACAGCCAGTGGAATATCCTGGATCTTCTATGCTCTGGCCACACACCCTGAACACCAACAGAGATGCAGGGAGGAGGTGCAGAGCATTCTGGGTGACGGAACCGCTGTCACCTG GGACCACCTGGACAAGATACCCTACACCACCATGTGCATCAAGGAGGCCCTGAGGCTCTACCCACCTGTCCCAGCTATAGCCAGAGAGCTCAGCACACCTGTCACCTTCCCAGATGGACGCTCTTTACCCAAAG GTTTCATGGTGAGTCTCTCCTTCTACGGCCTTCACCATAACCCAAGATTGTGGCCAAACCCAGAG GTGTTTGACCCTTCTAGATTTGCACCAAATGCTGCCCGCCACAGCCATGCCTTCCTGCCCTTCTCAGGAGGAGCAAG AAACTGCATCGGGAAACAGTTTGCCATGAATGAGCTGAAGGTGGCCGTGGCCCTGACCCTACTACGCTTTGAGTTGCTGTCAGATCCCACCAGGGTTCCAGTCCTCGTGCAAAGAAGTGTGCTAAAGTCCAAGAATGGAATCTACCTtcgtctcaaaaagctaaaataa
- the LOC142834333 gene encoding cytochrome P450 4A11-like isoform X2 — protein sequence MGFFELNHITNVLGISGLLQVISLFGLLLLLSKAAQYYLHRQRLLKCLQQFPSTPSHWLFGNLIKDQDLQQTLLWVEKFPTTCSKWFWGNNPSVMIYDPDYMKLILGRSDPKPIKSYGFFVPWIGYGLLLLEGKKWFQHRRMLTPAFHYDILKPYVGIMADSVHVMLDKWEQLAGQDSPLEIYQHVSLMTMETIMKCAFSYQGSVQLNDCGNFRSYVQAVEELTHGVHSRVRTVFHQSNIIYNLSSSGRAFHHACRVAHEHTDRMISMRKAQLENEGELEKVKKKRHLDFLDILLLAKMQDGKSLSDEDLRAEVDTFMFEGHDTTASGISWIFYALATHPEHQQRCREEVQSILGDGTAVTWDHLDKIPYTTMCIKEALRLYPPVPAIARELSTPVTFPDGRSLPKGFMVSLSFYGLHHNPRLWPNPEVFDPSRFAPNAARHSHAFLPFSGGARNCIGKQFAMNELKVAVALTLLRFELLSDPTRVPVLVQRSVLKSKNGIYLRLKKLK from the exons ATGGGTTTCTTTGAGCTGAACCACATCACAAACGTGTTAGGTATCTCTGGACTCCTCCAAGTGATCTCCTTGTTtggtctgctgctgctgctctccaAAGCTGCCCAATACTACCTACACAGACAACGGCTACTCAAGTGCCTCCAGCAGTTCCCATCCACGCCTTcccactggctttttgggaacctcaTAAAG GACCAGGATCTCCAGCAGACACTTTTATGGGTAGAGAAATTCCCAACCACATGCTCAAAGTGGTTTTGGGGGAACAACCCAAGTGTCATGATCTATGACCCCGACTACATGAAGCTGATACTGGGGAGATCAG ATCCAAAGCCTATAAAATCATATGGTTTCTTTGTTCCCTGGATTG GCTATGGGTTGCTCCtgttggaagggaagaagtggttCCAACACCGGCGGATGTTAACTCCAGCATTCCACTATGATATCCTTAAGCCTTATGTGGGAATCATGGCAGACTCTGTCCATGTGATGCTA GACAAGTGGGAGCAGCTTGCTGGCCAGGACAGCCCCCTGGAGATTTATCAACACGTCTCCTTAATGACCATGGAGACAATCATGAAATGTGCGTTCAGTTACCAGGGCAGTGTCCAGCTGAATGA CTGCGGAAATTTCAGATCCTACGTTCAGGCGGTTGAAGAGCTGACTCATGGGGTTCACTCAAGAGTGAGGACTGTCTTTCACCAGAGTAATATCATCTACAATCTGTCCTCCAGTGGCCGTGCATTCCACCATGCCTGTCGGGTTGCCCATGAACACACAG ACAGAATGATCAGTATGAGGAAGGCTCAGCTGGAGAATGAGGGAGAGCTGGAGAAGGTGAAGAAGAAGAGGCACTTGGATTTCTTGGACATTCTCTTGCTTGCCAAA ATGCAGGATGGGAAGAGCTTGTCTGATGAGGACCTGCGTGCAGAGGTGGACACATTCATGTTCGAGGGCCATGACACCACAGCCAGTGGAATATCCTGGATCTTCTATGCTCTGGCCACACACCCTGAACACCAACAGAGATGCAGGGAGGAGGTGCAGAGCATTCTGGGTGACGGAACCGCTGTCACCTG GGACCACCTGGACAAGATACCCTACACCACCATGTGCATCAAGGAGGCCCTGAGGCTCTACCCACCTGTCCCAGCTATAGCCAGAGAGCTCAGCACACCTGTCACCTTCCCAGATGGACGCTCTTTACCCAAAG GTTTCATGGTGAGTCTCTCCTTCTACGGCCTTCACCATAACCCAAGATTGTGGCCAAACCCAGAG GTGTTTGACCCTTCTAGATTTGCACCAAATGCTGCCCGCCACAGCCATGCCTTCCTGCCCTTCTCAGGAGGAGCAAG AAACTGCATCGGGAAACAGTTTGCCATGAATGAGCTGAAGGTGGCCGTGGCCCTGACCCTGCTACGCTTTGAGTTGCTGTCAGATCCCACCAGGGTTCCAGTCCTCGTGCAAAGAAGTGTGCTAAAGTCCAAGAATGGAATCTACCTTCGTCTCAAGAAGCTAAAATAA